The Cloeon dipterum chromosome 3, ieCloDipt1.1, whole genome shotgun sequence genome includes a region encoding these proteins:
- the LOC135940042 gene encoding uncharacterized protein LOC135940042 translates to MSEDKVGLNQIAKETLKTIVTLRENHAMNLGGIEVLTECVNNVLQSFISQLEEKMRKIDQDLAGEFAWAAKQMLLEDPVKPVSTEHRVMSCLRLYCGLIEPVPVKQGIGFLPTYGDGNESLGVHDIKAVYIPIEKQITELLQYREVRELVLNSKNYISDENIIRSVYDGKVVKNHPIVQKYKNENCLLLQIYEDDVELCNPLGSYSKTHKVTLVYWTLLNLPEHVRSNLKSINLQGVATADSIKYFGFEALLSDFIDFIKKLEAPEGVKIVVEGLDEPLILHGTLVSLNGDGLALNSIGGFKGIGFALKPCRNCDISKEDIGKVFFEVFPRDLKSHRERVDKLCSENLTGEQRTEISKLYGINGRSVLADLENFDLTTCLPQDLMHNLLEGVAEVELRALIFELIEERSLLTYNDLNYLVSGFPFPKEFLRSKPSPFEPAHIKNGKLRQNASQMLCLIYIVPFMLEDFAKSETLPYIENFSLLGKITNVLLAYEVKKSDLNLSRFMINCHHSRYCDLYPKFPPTPKFHFLVHAPSVIEQLGPVRVSWNMRYEAMNAWASKVGEQTRNFINIPKTIATRFQTKRCLDFNFGDKSSTILGEKTFMPVGEQLADLNLYILGAEVAAELNCSSEFSNGVHTVKKLFLNNFEIQADSNLLINDTEETLPRFGKVKAIFVKSKESAFVFQLYSTEGYNYSTNAYEVTLTNKFSCKNVKKIPFFNPLPQIQLRRKTNIILQFHSRNEFVG, encoded by the exons ATGAGTGAGGATAAAGTCGGCCTTAACCAAATTGCAAAAGAGACATTGAAAACAATCGTTACTCTTCGCGAAAATCATGCTATGAATTTAGGTGGCATTGAGGTTTTGACGGAATGCGTGAACAACGTACTTCAATCCTTTATTAGTCAGCTAGAG GAAAAGATGCGCAAAATTGATCAAGATCTTGCTGGAGAGTTTGCCTGGGCAGCGAAGCAGATGCTGCTTGAAGATCCTGTAAAACCTGTGTCAACTGAGCATCGAGTCATGTCTTGCCTTCGCCTCTACTGCGGTCTGATTGAGCCAGTCCCTGTCAAACAAGGTATTGGCTTTCTCCCTACGTACGGGGATGGCAATGAATCTCTTGGCGTGCACGACATTAAAGCAGTTTATATTcctattgaaaaacaaattactgAGCTTCTGCAATACAGAGAAGTGAGGGAGCTTGTCCTGAACTCTAAAAACTACATCTCTGACGAAAATATAATACGCTCAGTGTATGATGGCAAAGTAGTTAAAAATCACCCAATTGTacagaaatacaaaaatgaaaactgcCTCTTACTCCAAATCTACGAGGATGATGTGGAGTTATGTAACCCGCTTGGTTCATACTCCAAAACCCACAAAGTTACACTTGTCTATTGGACTCTACTGAATCTACCAGAGCATGTTAGGTCAAACCTCAAGTCGATAAACCTGCAGGGTGTGGCCACAGCCGACAGTATCAAATATTTCGGGTTCGAAGCGTTGCTTTccgattttattgatttcattaaaaagcttGAGGCTCCAGAAGGAGTTAAAATTGTTGTCGAGGGGTTGGATGAGCCACTAATTCTTCACGGCACACTTGTGTCTCTTAACGGTGATGGCTTGGCCTTAAATAGTATTGGAGGTTTCAAAGGAATTGGATTCGCACTGAAGCCATGCAGGAACTGCGACATTTCAAAAGAAGACAttggaaaagttttttttgaagtttttccAAGGGACTTGAAAAGCCACAGAGAAAGAGTGGATAAATTGTGTAGCGAAAATTTGACAGGTGAGCAAAGAACTGAAATCAGTAAATTGTATGGGATCAACGGCCGTTCTGTACTGGCTgatcttgaaaatttcgatttgaCAACGTGCCTACCACAGGACCTGATGCATAACTTGCTCGAAGGAGTCGCAGAAGTAGAGTTGcgtgcattaatttttgaattgattgaaGAGAGAAGTTTGCTCACCTACAACGACCTGAACTATCTTGTCTCGGGTTTCCCATTCCCAAAAGAGTTTTTGCGATCAAAACCCTCACCATTTGAACCTGCGCACATCAAGAACGGAAAACTGAGGCAAAATGCTTCGCAAATGCTATGTCTCATTTACATCGTGCCATTCATGCTAGAGGATTTCGCAAAGAGCGAAACCTTGCCATACATTGAAAACTTCAGTCTCttgggaaaaattacaaacgtGCTTCTTGCGTATGAGGTGAAAAAGAGCGATTTGAACCTCAGCAGATTCATGATTAATTGTCACCATTCTAGATACTGCGATCTTTACCCCAAATTTCCTCCCACTCCCAagtttcattttcttgttCATGCACCCTCAGTAATCGAGCAACTGGGACCAGTCAGAGTGTCTTGGAACATGAGGTATGAAGCAATGAACGCTTGGGCTTCTAAAGTGGGAGAACAAAccagaaatttcattaatattccAAAGACAATTGCCACACGGTTCCAAACCAAGCGTTGTCTTGATTTTAACTTTGGAGACAAAAGTAGCACAATCTTGGGAGAAAAAACTTTCATGCCTGTAGGAGAGCAACTGGCTGACCTAAACCTGTACATCCTAGGAGCTGAAGTAGCCgcagaattaaattgttcatCAGAATTTTCGAATGGCGTACatactgttaaaaaattgttcttgaaCAATTTCGAAATTCAAGCTGATTCAAACCTGTTGATCAATGACACTGAAGAAACACTTCCCAGGTTTGGCAAAGTGAAAGCCATATTTGTTAAGTCCAAAGAGAGTGCCTTTGTATTTCAGTTGTACAGCACGGAAGGCTACAATTATTCAACAAATGCGTACGAGGTGACTTTGACCAAcaaattttcctgcaaaaatgtcaaaaaaatcCCTTTCTTCAACCCACTTCCACAAATTCAGttgagaagaaaaacaaatatcatTCTCCAGTTTCACAGTCGAAACGAATTTGTAggctaa